The following are from one region of the Chryseobacterium shigense genome:
- a CDS encoding S46 family peptidase produces the protein MKRLFLLFTFLLGFAQMRADEGMWLLMLIKRLNGVDMQKEGLHLTPEEIYSVNNSSLKDAIVSFGGFCTGEIVSDKGLIFTNHHCGYGAVAAASTPEKDYLKNGFWAMKQKDEFNAKDLYVRFLVRMDDATQRINSKLNNNMTGAERKAVIDAETKAIQTENSENGKYTVVVKDFFNGNEFYYFVYQDYKDIRLVGAPPSSLGKFGGDTDNWEWPRHTADFTVFRVYGDAAGNPAEYAPSNVPLKPKHFLPVSLKGIKPGDFSMILGYPGRTNRYLTSYGIQQMVNKDYPAWVEASKLAMDVMKKYMDKDKATQLNYASQYASVANYWKNRQGTIDAVDKNGTISDKQKIEDTYRKWSALPGNAEYDGVLEDIGAYYKQVSDRNVERNYATQFSRNAKYITLALQVGSVLKAYAAQDMQGRLAMKAKTEAAIKAAYENFNPSLEGEMLASMAGLYQSRVKNKEVASPTILELDSKTLSNVAYSSIFANKTSATNFLLSPDALKLDADPLWKIANGIVTDQKMMTEKYSKVDDNFSKNNRLFLAGLMKAMPEKKFYPDANSTMRLTYGTVDKLPVRNDRNYFGVTDNYYTDMTGLVGKYKKGDEEFDLPQRVIDLYNLKDFGQYADAAGYMPVNFLSNNDITGGNSGSPVIDGDGNLIGIAFDGNSEALSGDIVFEQDWQKTINVDVRFVLWTIDKYAGARRLVDELKLVRGENTPPDTKTKNSGTTQMPKKTKKVK, from the coding sequence ATGAAAAGACTATTTCTACTGTTCACTTTCTTACTTGGCTTTGCTCAGATGAGGGCGGATGAGGGGATGTGGCTGTTAATGCTCATCAAAAGACTTAACGGGGTCGATATGCAAAAAGAAGGACTGCATTTGACACCTGAAGAAATTTATTCGGTAAACAACTCAAGCTTAAAAGACGCTATTGTGAGCTTCGGAGGCTTCTGTACCGGAGAAATTGTTTCTGATAAAGGACTTATCTTTACCAACCACCACTGTGGTTACGGTGCTGTTGCAGCAGCTTCCACTCCGGAAAAAGATTATCTGAAAAACGGATTCTGGGCTATGAAGCAGAAAGATGAATTCAATGCAAAAGATCTTTATGTAAGATTTTTAGTTAGAATGGATGATGCTACACAGAGAATCAATTCCAAGCTAAATAACAATATGACCGGGGCAGAGAGAAAAGCAGTTATTGATGCTGAAACAAAAGCAATCCAGACTGAAAACTCTGAAAACGGGAAATATACTGTAGTGGTAAAAGATTTCTTCAACGGAAACGAATTTTACTATTTCGTATACCAGGATTACAAAGATATCAGATTGGTAGGTGCACCTCCTTCATCATTGGGTAAATTCGGGGGTGATACAGATAACTGGGAATGGCCAAGACATACTGCGGATTTCACAGTATTCAGAGTATACGGAGATGCAGCAGGCAACCCTGCAGAATACGCTCCAAGCAATGTTCCGTTGAAGCCTAAGCACTTCCTTCCGGTTTCTCTTAAAGGAATCAAGCCTGGGGATTTTTCTATGATCTTAGGGTACCCTGGAAGAACAAACCGTTACCTTACTTCTTACGGAATCCAGCAAATGGTAAACAAAGACTATCCGGCTTGGGTAGAAGCTTCCAAACTGGCTATGGACGTTATGAAAAAGTATATGGACAAGGATAAAGCAACTCAGCTTAACTATGCTTCCCAATATGCTTCTGTAGCAAACTACTGGAAAAACAGACAGGGAACTATTGATGCCGTAGACAAAAACGGAACCATCTCTGACAAACAAAAGATTGAGGATACTTACAGAAAATGGTCTGCACTACCTGGGAATGCTGAATATGATGGTGTTTTAGAAGATATCGGAGCATATTACAAGCAGGTTTCAGACAGAAATGTTGAAAGAAACTATGCTACACAATTCTCAAGAAATGCAAAATACATCACTCTTGCCCTACAGGTAGGATCTGTACTTAAAGCTTATGCTGCACAGGATATGCAGGGAAGACTGGCAATGAAAGCTAAAACTGAAGCTGCCATCAAAGCTGCTTATGAAAACTTCAACCCGTCTCTTGAAGGAGAAATGCTTGCTTCTATGGCCGGACTTTACCAGTCAAGAGTAAAAAATAAAGAAGTGGCATCTCCTACTATTTTAGAATTAGACTCCAAAACGCTTTCTAATGTAGCTTACTCTTCAATTTTCGCGAACAAGACTTCTGCTACGAATTTCTTACTAAGCCCGGACGCATTGAAACTTGATGCCGATCCGCTCTGGAAAATCGCAAACGGAATTGTTACCGATCAGAAAATGATGACAGAGAAATATTCGAAGGTTGATGATAACTTCAGCAAGAACAACCGTTTGTTCTTAGCCGGATTAATGAAAGCTATGCCTGAGAAAAAATTCTATCCGGATGCTAACTCTACCATGAGATTAACTTACGGAACTGTAGATAAACTTCCTGTTAGAAATGACAGAAACTACTTTGGTGTTACTGACAACTATTATACTGATATGACAGGTCTTGTAGGAAAATACAAGAAAGGTGATGAAGAATTCGATCTTCCTCAGAGAGTGATTGATCTTTATAACCTTAAAGATTTCGGACAGTATGCTGATGCTGCAGGATATATGCCTGTAAACTTCCTTTCCAACAACGATATTACAGGAGGTAACTCCGGTTCTCCGGTAATTGACGGGGACGGAAACCTTATCGGTATTGCGTTCGACGGAAACAGCGAAGCATTAAGCGGTGATATCGTATTTGAACAGGATTGGCAGAAAACAATCAACGTAGATGTGCGTTTTGTTCTCTGGACTATCGACAAATATGCAGGAGCAAGAAGACTGGTTGATGAATTAAAGCTTGTAAGAGGAGAAAACACACCTCCTGATACAAAAACTAAAAATTCAGGAACTACTCAAATGCCTAAGAAAACAAAAAAAGTAAAATAA
- a CDS encoding META domain-containing protein, with amino-acid sequence MKKILLSFFAILLLGTVIRCSSVPEKNPGLQRQWMLVSFDAFSKDELIKNKAEINLTGNMEKGKIKGKANMGCNSIFFTSGFKNGGKIKISGVGSTLKACQNMDLENAFIQKFDKMNHYSVDGHFLTLSDNSGNSMKFVAADWD; translated from the coding sequence ATGAAAAAAATACTCCTGTCTTTTTTTGCAATTTTACTTTTAGGAACCGTAATCAGATGTTCTTCGGTTCCGGAAAAAAATCCGGGACTTCAGAGACAATGGATGCTTGTTTCTTTTGATGCATTTTCTAAAGATGAGCTGATTAAAAATAAGGCAGAAATTAATCTCACTGGCAATATGGAGAAAGGGAAAATTAAGGGTAAAGCTAATATGGGATGTAACAGTATATTTTTTACTTCCGGGTTTAAAAATGGAGGAAAAATAAAGATTTCAGGAGTTGGGAGCACATTGAAAGCCTGTCAGAATATGGATCTGGAAAATGCTTTTATTCAAAAATTTGACAAAATGAATCATTATTCTGTAGATGGGCATTTTCTTACATTATCCGATAACAGCGGAAATTCTATGAAATTTGTAGCTGCAGATTGGGACTAA